Below is a window of Pogona vitticeps strain Pit_001003342236 chromosome 9, PviZW2.1, whole genome shotgun sequence DNA.
ACTGGTGTCCATGGGAGAGATCTCTCTTGAACACCTTCACTGCGTGTCTTTTGAGCATAGGGAGCATCCCTTTCCTACCGAGAAGCTTCAGGGATTAGGGAACAGGGCGCCAGCTGTGGAGAAGGTGGTTTCCAAAGAAGGTGGAATGGCTGTGGGCTGCATGGATGTGATTTCACAGACTGATGGGCCACCGGTTCAGAATAAGCCTGCCTTGTTTGTAGCAGCTTTGAAGCAGCCTCACCTGTCCCCAGCAGAGCTATGGGAAGTGGAGGGAGCGGCTTGGGCATGTAGGAGCCCattttcccccatagagaacaacCCCTTTCCCTCAGGTCTCATTTGTTAGGAGTTGCATCTTGGCTGTGGAACAGTGCTGTACATCGTCAGTGGCcgcctttctttctccttgttcTTGCTTGCCCCTCCCTGCTCCTTCTGTTTTTGCCTTACCATCTAGAAGGCCGAAGACTAGACAGATCATTTATAGAAGTCTATTGCAATTGGACTGAGGACTCGCAAGGCCACACTGGGGGCCACCTGTAAGAAGAGGCCATCATTTGCCACCTTTGGCTTAACATTTTTATGTGCACTGACTACTTGCCTAGGGCATGTGGTCATTTGCTCGGCATCTTCCATCTTCTCCTTAACATCTGAGGGCAAAGGGTGTAAAATCCATGGATCTATAGCCATTGCACTTTCTACAGAAGGTGACTGCATCTCTTCTTTCATTCTGCAGACTGAGAGCTCCCCTAGCAACATAATAGAAGACTTCAAACAACCCagtctgtcttctgaagatgaagTGGCTCGCGAGCTTGACACCACGGAGCATGGGTATGGCATGCAGCACAGCTGTGACTCATCTCAAAAAGAGAGGTTAGTTTTTGCTGAATGCCCAGAGGGGGTCACCCTAAGCATGCTTACCAGGAAGGAGGTTCTGTTTAACCTGGGCGGCCTCACTGCCGAGTAGCATGTTTTGGACCAAACTGCAGGACAGGCGAGGGGCCCAATCCGCAGGGAGCCCCTTCTGCAGAGGACCAGtttctttctcctgtttttctgttttagaTTTGATTGCAGCAGTCATAGCGTTAACCCTCTTACCTCTCTTGTACTACTGAGCCCTCCTCTCTTTTACTCCAAAATACCTTGAACTGATCATGGAATCCTTTTTTTCAAGAAGCACTGATTGTCTGTTGATTTTATAGGGGACATGTAGAGGAGTTGCCTCTTCAACCAGTTTATGGAAAGGACACTGAAGATGCGAAAGAGAAGTTGATAGATCAAATGTGTTCAGGTGCTTCCATGGATCCGGAGGCATCTGCTTCTGGTCACCAGCAGGAAGGTCAGCTTCTAAAAGATGGGTCCTTGTCATGATGCCCCAAATCCCTCCTGCCGCACATATATCTATATGGTTTCTTTAGCACTGGAATGGCAGAAGGAGTTTGGCTTCTCAGGAGGCTGTTTGCCTTTCAGTCTCTGCCCACTTCACCAGCAGCCAGGAAACCATGAAGACCTGGCCCTTGATTCCTCACAGAGGATGTTCCAAGGGTAGTCTGTCTACAATGTCAGAGAAGAGACTAGAGGGTGATAACTGCACCCACTCTTCCTCCTTCCAACTTCCAGAAATCAAGAAAGGGGAAGCCAGGGGCCAAGAGAAATATCTGTTGGTTGAGTTGTTATAATCCCCCTAAAAATGGTCCCATGCggagagagggagaaggtgcAGGCTTTAGGAAGGGAGCTTTATAAGACGCTATTTCCTTAAACAACTTTCACATAGGCTGGCAGGGAGGAAAGTAAAGAAGAGGGTGGGTCCCTTGGTAGTTCCGGTGGGAATCGAACTCAGAACCTGATTCTTCCAGCACCCAAAATGATCCTTTGTGTTTCCGCCTCCGTTTACTAGTGTgcttattcatttttgttttttgttccttgGCTTTATACAATCTGCCAGCAGAACAAGAGCCTTTTGTTtcagaaacagaagcagaaatgacGGAGCTCGATGAGACCTTCCGGCCGAGCAACTCTTTGCCAAGAACTCCTGAGCAAGAAAAATTCCTCAAGCATCATTTTGAGACCTTGGGTGCTGCCCTACCTGAAGGTGATGTGAGGAAGTGGGAAGCAGCACACAGCTGTCAGGCTAGCTCCCTTTCACctgcgcttccccccccccagcacaccaACTCTGCCCCCAACAAATGAGGCTCATTACACAAGGATGGTCAAGGAATGTTTCCAAAACTCCTCTTTGTAATCCCTGAGTGAACACAACCTGCTGGCGAGCCAATTCTTCGTTCAGGGACTGATCCTGTCTCCCTTGTCCTGGGAGAGAGAGCCTTTCTATTTCAACTTTAAGAGAAAGTTCATTTGTGTTCTCTTTCACCTTCAACTGCAGAAAGATTTGATGGTTGCATAAAGGATCTGAAGTGCCCTGGAGATGAGGATGAAGAAAGCACTTTGTTTCTGAACCCTCGCCTGAGCATTTCTGCCAGATTCCTCTCTCGCTGTCAGAGAAATAGCAGGTCGGCCAATTCTGTTTTGTCTGTCCTTCAGTGATGAAATGTGCTTTGCAAATTTGCACTGCTGAGGTTGTGCTCCTTTTGTACAGGTTTGCTTCTGCATTTTTGCCAAGGGCCCATCAGCAGGCAGAGGTGGCGATGGTGGCGGCTGCTACCGCTACAGCGACGGCGGCACAGTTGGTTAAGGAGGATAATCTACTCTCCAGTCAGCTCAAGAAACCAGAGGCACGTTGATCTTCCAAGTGGTGAATGAGCAGTTGCAATCTGCTGGTTTATGATTGGTAGCAGCCCTGTTGGCCATAGGTCCTGGGAGTTATAGACTAAAAAATTAAACGTTTCCAAACTGTCCCAATCACCTCTGTACTTTTGCAGCCGAGTGGGTCCAAGCATCTAACTGCAAgtagtctgtctctctctctctctctctacctgccACACTTGTGAGCAGACCAAGGATCTGCTTTGATGTAGGACAGCTTTGTATGCAAAGGCTATGTTGCAATTTTCCATAAGGTCTCTGTGAAACTTCACGGTGAAAGGGGCTCCCCTGGGTGACAAGTGTAAATGAGTTCAGCTCCTGACTTATGTCTGCCATGAGAGAGTTCTGGGACAGATAATTAGCTGTGGAAGTCATGAGACATTTTGTGCTTCACCCGCTTTATTTCGGAACTGATACACAAGAAGAGTGGGTATGTATGAGTAAGAAAGGAActgaaaattgttttaaatatcttcagTAAAGTGAAAACTTTAAGCAGAACCTTTGTGCTTTGATTTCTAATGTCTTGTAAAATAACTGGTTTTAGAGACCTTCAGCAGAAAGTCGCTCCGAGTTGAAGGACAAGCACAATGCAAAAACATACACCATTTCAGGTAAGAGGCTTGACTAGATGATGACATTTCAGGGTAGTGTCAAACATTTTCCTTTGCATTAAATGTCCAGTGCTGCAAATCGGCCCATGCTAGAAATGCTCACTCCTCTGAAAGTATGTAGGGATTTTGGCCCCCTTTTTTGACAGACATAATGCAATAGGTTATTTTCTCCTTTGTTAGATCTTCCTTCCTAATCTCTGGTAAGACCACAGAGATAGATTTTTAAactcctttctttctgttcttagAAATGCAGGATCTTGTCAAAACCTTTGAAGTGAACCTGCAGTCTCTCTGCAACAGCTTTCAAGAGACATTGCAGCTTTATGATAAGGTAAGATTCAacatgaccaacatgaatttaacccaactccgggaggcagtggaagacaggagggcctggcgtgctctagtccatggggtcatgaagagtcggacacgactaaacaacaacaaagattcaAAACCCTACAGCCATAAGGTATgggtattaaaagaaataaaaagcaaaaatagcTATTAGTGGAAACAAAATGAACTGTTGGTCACTACTTGATAAAGGTTTCAGTAAAAGCCTTCATCTGGCTCTTCCAATCCAAATGTTTCCTCTTTTTGCCCCCGGTAGGCGTTTCTGAGGGCACGGGCCTTCAGACCAGTTGGTTGAAGACAACTCTTCCTACACCCCATCAGTTGCTCTGTCTTTTTTGATGGCACTGGAGGGCAGGACGCATTGGCCTTCTTTATTACTTACTACTACCTAGGTGTGGGCAGAGTGGTAACACTAGAATGGCTGTGGACATCTGGGCATGAAAGCTTTCATACTTTGCTATATAGGTGGCTTTCTGCAGTGACTCAAAGAGTGAGGAGGAGCTCCATATAAAGAGCAAGATGGTTAGTACTTTCTGTTGGATGAGAAGTGAACTGGACTCCAGAGCCATAAAGATTAACACTGACGTGGCTGCAGCCACAGACAGCTTGTCCCCTTGGCTCAAGTGCCTCCAAGACGGTGAGACCCAATCTCTTCTAAGACACTACTCTGAGTCATTGCTAAATATGGTCCAGAAGAGGCTGGATGAAGGAAACAGAACAGCCATTGCTTGAACTGCCTTGAGTAGTGACCACATCTCCCGGTGCCCGTTTTCATTGCACTGCTGAGCAAAACAAAAGACTTAGTTTTGTTTAACTCCTGAGGAGTTGGCTATTCTTAGGACACAACCCAGGGGGATTTTACTTCTAGCATTTTTTCGTTTTTAACATTTACAAGCACACACCTACAAATCTGAATGTCGGTAGTTTTCTGAAGTGTCCTCCTGTGAGAAACATTCTTTGTAGCAAGGAAAGAGCAGAAGTTCACTTGGGTTGTTCTGATGTCTCCCACaggacttttgtttgtttgtttgggttgaAATACTATTTTGCAACGttaactttaaaatgtttattccTTTGGAGGTGGtttcagaaaaataattaaattttgcttcctgtcttgaaaaaagtatttgtatgtgtgtgtattttactcTACATAAACATTGGAGGAGGGTAATTTTTAAGaatgaccacagaggattgtaaAAAAAGTCAGTACAGTCTTCTAACACACTGAATGTTAACAAAATTAATATTCTGAAGCTCCCACACTGCTGTTAAATATATAATTATGTTAACTGCTATAACCTACAGAACTACAAAATCTTACTGctataataatataattactGGTTTAATTATAGAAGTTGCAAAGTTGTTCAGCTAAATCTCTAGACTGAGTAACTTTGTACTGAAATAAATTCTTTAGGACTAAATCTGCTTTAGGGTCCAACTAGAGTTACATCCATTGCATCAGAGGGCCTCAGAATTAATATAACGAGTCCCATTCATTTAGCAAGTCTGCACCAGATcagactaacaattggattttatctttaaggtgctacaaaaaTCATTATATCTCAAAGAGGTTTCCTCCTTTTCTCATCTCGTGTGGAGTGGGGAAGAGGCAGTGTATCTTGAAAACGGCTGGTTTTCAACATACAGTACCTGGCTGCAACTCCAAacacaagcaaagcaaagcaaagcctgctgcttatataacgctccccatagcgcttcaagcactctctgggtggtttacacgttaattatacaggctacacattcccccccccccccccgcgagctgggtactcattttaccaaccttggaaggatagaaggctgagtcaaccttgagccggctacctgggatttgaaccccaggtcgtgagcacagttttggctgcagtacagcagtttaaccattgcgccacgaggctcctttcgCCACGTTTGTAGCCCAGACAGTGACCATGAAAGCTGGGGAATGTTGGAAGTAGTGACTTAAAATTAAACCCTAACTTTTCTCAACGCCTATTTAATGCTATAACATGTTATTGCAGCCCCACTGTGGTACAAAGACAGATCTTAGGTGACCTTTGAACCATGTTTTGTTAGTCAAAAGAGAACAAGCACTTGCATGAAATCAAACTGCTCAGAAAGTTGTCCATGGAAACACGTTTATTCAAATCTGAGCACTGGGCAAGACATGGAAATGTGTCTGTGTCTGAAAGGAgagatttgtttgcttttaatccGCGTGGCCAGAAGCCAAGAGTCTCTGGAGCCCTCCGAACCTTTCTTGCCCCAGCGCTTCTTGCGGGCATGATGGCCGGTCTCACTTCCTGAAGAGCTGCAGAAGAGGACAGCCCCTGGCAAGGGAAGCTGCCGTTCCGCCTGGCTTTAGCACTTGCGATAGAACCATCCAGAGAGACACAGCAGCTACTGCAGGTTACTAAGAATTATCTTATGCACTCCCTTATTACCTTAAAACCATAGGTACCGAAAGCCATAAGTTCAAACTCCACTTCTGGCCTGAGCTGCTAAGGGCTACTCAGTTCACCACTGTACTTCACAAAGGGTGCTGTGTGCCTTGGAACTTTACACATTGCTAAAGGTAGACAGGCTGCCTCGGGAGGCATAGCAGGAGAGCTGAAAGTAATCCCACCGGGGGCTACCTGCTGTTTCAAGTTTGGATTCCTAACAAGATTgcccaaggtggaatggtcaaaaCGCTCGGCCTAAGCTGCCTACACCCTCTTCAATAGATAAAATGTGCCTTTGCAAAAGAGAATCGATAGCTCCCTTGATGATGAGGAAGAAGTTCTAGAAGAGCAGCTGTGGGACAGCTGTAACAGTGGAAGGTGACACTGACAAGGAATATTTAATGAACAAGGGCAGCAACTCAAGCTCACTCTCATTAATGctctgcagaaaaaaaagcaacTAAGCCATTTCAAATAGTTACATCTCAAAACCTACCAATCCAAAATGGAGCAATAGACAGTACTGGAGGATGAAACTCCAGGATGTTTTCAAACACTAATTATAAAGTGCTTTATTCTGGAagtgacaaactcagaagaatgTTGCAGTAATAGTGAGGCAAGACATAGCATACGCAGTTAGGTGCCATGATGCAAAATTCGACCAAATAATGTAACTCAGACATTTTGGAAAATGATCAGTGTAATGATTAATCAAGTCTCAGTTTCATCAATATTTTCAACTACtgatgcaaaagaagaagaaactataAACCTTTATGGAACTGGCCAGAaggaaataaatcacacacagagaaaaagaaaataatgatagTCATTGATAAGTGGAAGGCAACGGCTTGTTTTCTTGCAAATTAATGCATCAGGTAAACTCAATGAAGGGCACCAGAaagccaaagaaaaaagaaaaagaaatcagacagGCAAAACATTGGAAAGCCTCTATTTTCTCTAGAAAATCAAGAGAAAGACCACACTACGTACAGACCATATACTGCTATGGTGAAAAACTTGAGTAAAGCTGAAGAATACTAAAACACTCATAGTTCCAAAATGTAATTGAATAATATTCCTGAAGAATGTAAAGATAATGTAAATAAAAGATTTGCACTACTGAATTCATTGAATAGTGAACCATAACAACTGTGGGTGGAATCCAGAAATATTATCAGAAAAGAATGCTAAAAGAAAGTTCCTGTagttagaagaaaagaaaagcctggGTAGATTACTGgtgaaacacttaaaattgttaaCAACAGACGAGCATCCAGAAATGGATGTTTTAAGAAGAACATCGCGGGACtccaaagtttatttatttatttatttgtttgatttatatcccgcccatctggtatattctaccactcttgtTGCTGATCACCTGCATTTATTAGCTCCTGGACAGCATACTCCACAGATGCACGAATCATCTAGTTTTAGAAGAAGctgccatgttagtctgtgccaacacagttgtctgaggaagtggacttgtccacaaaagctcacatcaaaatatagcagctagtcttttaAGATGTTACAGCAACAATattgtcttccttattttttagttttcttttgtttttggcctgacaTGCTAACAAGGCGTCTAGTTACCGTCTTCCCCATTCTGGTGAGTAGTCGTGCCATTTTGTTTCAATGATAAAACCCCTTAACATTGCCTTTGTAcattaaattagcatatgcattttattgtaaattatttttcttcttgtacTTCCTATTTTGGTGATATGTAAGGAGTATCTTCATTGCAGCCCCCCTAGTTGTGATGAACTTCTTTTTCACTCCCAGGCATTGAAGAACAGGCAGGTGCCCAGTTCTCCAGCTGCCTTCCCAAAGAGACTCATTCCCTGGGTAACCGTCCCAGGCCTaggcgctctctctctcctctgtaaTCAACAGAAGGATTTGCGTACTGCGGATGGAGAGCCTTTGTTGCCTTTGCAGTTAGGAGGACAGGGTatgcaaaaaagggggaaggtttcccattcaaaacacacacacacacttcatatCCCCAGGACATCCAGTATTGCTGCTTTAAATAGAGCATCCAGCATGCTGTGACGTACTGTACAATCTCTGTTCAATCTCATACTGAGAAGCTAGATTTTGTTCTACGGCAAACAAGAAGTTGAGTTTGGTCTTCTTGGAAGGTGGGTGTGTTAGAGAGTGGCATCAGTTTTGTAACAAAGTGGGTGGAAGTTTCAGTATTGCTCTTTGAAGTTTCTACACCAGCCTTTTGGCTGTAAGGTTGATTTGGCTTAATACTCCAgcagagggggtgtgtgtgtgtgtgtgtgtgtgtgtgtgtgtgtgtgtgtgtgtgtgtgtgtgtgtgtgtgtgtgtgtgtgtgtgtgtgtgtgtgtgtgtgtgtgtgtgtgtgtgtgtgtgtgtgtgtgtgtgtgtgtgtgtgtgtgtgtgtgtgtgtgtgtgtgtgtgtgtgtgtgtgtgtgtgtgtgttgggggggcagGTGTGTAATGGGGTGGCCCTCTAGGGCTGGCAGCCATCAGGTTGATTTGCAGGCCACTGTTTTCAATCTCCCAGTTTCTGATAAGAGCAGCAAAAactaaaattattttctcctaaaTTAGGTTACCGAAGAATGCTTGGGGTGGGGTTGGGAAGAGAAGGCAAGGATTGGACCTTGTGTGAAAGGActttggagttcagttccacgGCTTATCATAAATTTCTCAGCTGAGCACATGCTGGGAGGGACCATGTGATTCTTAGGATATGGCTAACTGCTTGAGCCATAATTCTGCAGCTGACCTCTGGATGATGAACTTCAGGGTTTTAGTAGAAACAGGGTTTAAAATCCTACAACCTGGATTTGCCAGCAGCCTAGAATTAGAGGATTCTGTGATGCTGCACACATCTGCAAGCAAAAAGCAAATTCTATATTCAAGAATTAGGGACTTCAGTTCTAGATGAGAAACTGAAATCTGGAATCCAAAGTCCAGAATAGGAACTAGAACTCTTTGATTCCAGACTGGTTGCCTCAGGAATGTTTCCTTCCCTCAGATTTCAGAGCTTTATTTTAAGGTGTTGATCCATTGTTGATCACAATTCCAACATTGTTTAACTGGATGTGCCCAGATTGATCCAGGTGCAGGGAGAACCCCTTGCACCAGCTCTCCATCACATCAACAATGCCTAAATCCTTCCTGGTGAAGCGGCGTAGCTCAGCACAGCTAGCGTCCCAGAACTGGGGAAAGCTCTCAGATCAGCTCCGGGGAGACTCGTACATCCCAGGTAAGCATCCTTGTTGGATACGGAGCGGGGGtggtggtgtatgtgtgtgcgtgcaagaAATATATCTGGAATTACATTTCTCCATGTAGGTTTGAACTCTTAGCCAAAGAGTGGAAAGTGAAGCAGGTCAGGCAAGAGCTCCCCAATGTTTCTGCCTTTCAGGAGTGTGGAACCTGTCGCCCTCTGCTCTCACTACTGGCTGGAATAGTTGAGGCTGAAGGGAATTGGGGTGAGACCACTGCGGAACGAAATGTTCCCTTGGCATACTATAGTCAGTTGTACTTCCTCTCTGGTCTGCCTGTTATTTGGATGTAAACTCCCATCACTCCAATTCAACATTTCAGgacaggattctggaagctgagaTCCAGAATACAGTCAGTCCTAGAAGGTGAGCGGCTAAGAACCAGGGCTCATCAGGCTCACCAGAGATTTCCTGCTAAAAGAATTCCTGACCTGCCCCATGAAAGGGGCTGCCGCGTGCTGCCACAGAAGCGGGTGGGGTGCTCCAGCAGTGGCGCATAAATCCTGTTGCCTCAAGCCCAACATATGCCTTGAGCTACCAcgtccttcctttcctctccaagTTACATACATACCTTCCTGCCTCAACCTTCTACAAGTCAGCACTGTCGAGGGCAGGGCTCCTGTGAGTGAGCAGTGGCTTGGATCTTTTACAAGGTATGAAAATCCAGAATCCACTTGCAGACCCCCACATCCTTCTTGCAAATGATGGTGGAATGAGCCCGAGAGAGGGGACTGGCGGAGATTTCCAGGACCATGTCCAAAGCTGGTTGTACTCCCAGCCGTGCGCCACGAGAAAAGGCCTTCATAGCATCATGGTAAGTACAGGCTGGCCTCACATGGCTTGGTGATTTGGTCTTCGACATCTCTGGGGAATGTTGATGGGATACTGTCTTATAGCAAGGTAATAGTGGAGGGCTGAGAGTTTGTGCTGTTCCCAGCATTCAGAGCATCACATATTATTTTAGTCATTTTCACAAGCTGCCTGTAAGGCAGGCCAGCAACATTCTTTCCAGCTGAGGTTAAAAGACTAAGAATTTCCCAAGACACTTTGGTGAGTTCTTTGCAGGTGAGAAGATAGATTTCAGAAGCAAAGTTTTAGATAATAGTTGGATTACGTTGCATTTCAAAGTTCTCTTCAGTCTTCTCTGTTGTAAACATCTTGCAATCTAGCGCTATCCCCCCACCACACTTTCAAACTCCAGCTCAAAAATCCATCAGTTCTTGAAAGAAGCCTAATTACAAATCCTGCTGCATTTCCAGCCTTTTAGGTTGTGATGAACTGCGGGACAGCTCAGGAGTTTAGGGATCgagccagagttgggagttcaattccccagggtGCTTcttcgacaggggctggacttgatgacccatcaGGACCCCTCCAGCTTTGCTGTTCTCAGATTATCATCTCAGGGCAGGGCCTGTGTTTGTGTGGCCTTGTCCCAGAAAGCTTCTCcacccctcttcctttcccccctccagggTAGGGTCCCTCCAGCTCAGACCGAATTCTGGTGCCCTGTGTGCAGCAAATGCTTTCCACTCCAGCGCATGCTGAACCGGCATCTCAAGTGTCACAGCACCATCAAGAAGCATGTCtgcacattctgtggcaagggCTTCAATGACACCTTTGACCTCAAGAGGCATCTGAGGACACACACAGGTGGGCccagccccctccccactgcaGACTTCCCTTTTTTCTCGATTTACAGAAAGAAGGAACACCTCAGTATATGTTTACAGTTGCATTAGCCAACAGGggtttccttccatcttttcacCACAACCCTATGAAGTAGGAAGGTTCCTCGCTGAGCAGGATCGAAAGCCCTGTCCTCCCTCTTCCATCTTGAACAACTATGTCATACATTCCCAATTTATTTTCCTCTAGTTCAGGTTCAAACCTGTTTCGAAGAACGTGGTGTAGCACTTAGCGCCTGCATGGAGCGTAAGGGTGCCAAAAGCCAAGCCACTCCTCTGAGGAGACACTCCTGCCCACACCTTCACGGGactgttttaacatttttaattgcaCACTGAACAAAGAAGCAATCCAGAGAATTGTAAGGAGAATTcaccccaaagggggggggggaagcaatcccATGTATTGTGCTGTGTGCCCACAGGCATGCTTTTTTGCCTGGTGGACAGCAGTAGCGGTATGAACCCAAAGTCAGGAACTCAATGAAACCACAAATGTTTAATGCAGCTTGGGTATTATCTGGGCCTGTGTATTCCTTCATATTATTacatttgtgtctttttttttgttccttggaAAATTTGAATTGGATAATGTTATCCCATTCCATTTCTCATATaccatattttgttttgtttctaattcTCATATTCTCCCAACTGCTAACCTTTATCAATATAGCATTCTAAAGGGCCAGTTtgagattttgaaaacaaatcaCCATCTTCTTTCAAATGCAACTGCAGTTGCACTaattcctgttgttcctttattGTTCCCAGACCTAGAATCAGACCAGCCGAGGGTTGGGAGGCATCATTTGAGGATCCTTCCCAGAACCTCCCACCTTACCAGCAGTCCTTCTCACCAAGAGGCCTGGGAAGGAACCGAGAATGTCTGGCTGGCCAAGCTCAGCTGGTGGCCTTGAGCTGGGCTCCCTGCCAGGGGTGAGGTGACAGCACAAGGAGAAGGAAGCCTGAGCACACCCTGCCAACAAGGAGCATCCAGTTGGTCTGGGTGGGGTGGCAGAACTTTAGTCAGGGGTCCTGCCCTCGTGCTCCGCCCACTCCTAGCCTGGTAGATGATGAGCCCAGGCTAGTCAGCGAAGGAGAATATGGCATAGCATCTGGACACATGCTGGCAGCTTCACAGTCCTTCAGCCTGAATGTGGCAAACTCTGCCTTGTTTCCTGCACAGGTATCCGCCCCTACCGCTGCTGGGTCTGTGACAAAGCTTTCACCCAGCGTTGCTCCCTGGAGTCCCACCTCAAGAAAATCCACAGAATCGAGCAGAACTATGCCTACCGTGAGCGTCGCTCCAAACTCTTTGTCTGCGAAGAGTGTGGCTTCACCTGCAGTGGGAGTGATGAATACTACAGCCATGTGCACAAGGTCCACCCCATCCGTGGCCTCTTAGGGGAGGACTCCCAGAAGTCAGCATCCAGTCACCTCCGTGCAGAGTTCCACCTTTTCTATCCTTCTCTGTACTAAGGACCAAGGCAAGGAGTAGGGCTGAAAGTGTGGCTTGGCGGGCTGAGGAACTCTGCTCACTTCCGTCCAAAACAGGTGCTTTCTCCAACTACAGCAAGGCTAAGCAGATCTTTTGCTTGAAAAGGGAAAGTTCAGATCTAAGTAAGTATGAAAATATGGACTCTAGAGAATAGCTAAAGCCGTCAAATAACACATGTTGTATAATGTGTATTGTATCAACTATTTTGCAGGCCATGAAAATGGTCAGGAGAGCCCCGTGCCCTGAATCAATACTGCTTTTGCAGGCAGGAAGCTTGTTCCTTCCCCTCGGGTGATTTAGGGTGGGGAAGTAGGCTTTCATGAGGAAATAGCAGAGGAACGTGTTCATTTCTTAGGGGCTGAAATGTGTCTCAATCCAGGCTTCAGCCCAAGTTCATTAGTTCTGCCAAAATGGGCCAAGACCAGCCCTGCGAAGAAGTACAAGTTTGACAGGTCTAAAAAATATGAACCATTTTTATTAACAGATAAACCTCACCCAGCTAAAGTCAAATAAAGTGGGATAACAGATGGTTCTCCAGGCAGTTCCATCAGAACAAAGAAAGAGGATGAGGACAGATGACATCCCCAAAGCCTTCATTCTGTCCAACGGTGACCACAGTGTGGGGCTGTGCAAACATAATACAACCTCATGGCATCCTAAAAGACCAAGGAGAGGGTTTGATTAGACTGACACTGAGGGAACATGAAAACCTTGGGACATCCAGAGGCTCTGCCCAAGGAAGTACTTGCCAtaggttttgaactacaactcccattatctaCAGCCTGCAAACCAAATCTCATTGGCAATGCTGTCTATGCAAGACAGAAATTCCTGTGCATTTGTATGCCACTCTAGTTACAAAGAGCCCAAACGGAATTTCACTCACTTGTCAGCTGTTAACTGTTAAACAATATTCAAAGAAGACATATGGCTGTAGATGGACAAATGGCATGCAAGTTCAGTACCAACTAGCTGAAATGCTGCTGGACAGGATACCATCACTTAGAACATGCCGGAGGG
It encodes the following:
- the OVOL3 gene encoding putative transcription factor ovo-like protein 3 isoform X2 gives rise to the protein MPKSFLVKRRSSAQLASQNWGKLSDQLRGDSYIPDPHILLANDGGMSPREGTGGDFQDHVQSWLYSQPCATRKGLHSIMGRVPPAQTEFWCPVCSKCFPLQRMLNRHLKCHSTIKKHVCTFCGKGFNDTFDLKRHLRTHTGIRPYRCWVCDKAFTQRCSLESHLKKIHRIEQNYAYRERRSKLFVCEECGFTCSGSDEYYSHVHKVHPIRGLLGEDSQKSASSHLRAEFHLFYPSLY
- the OVOL3 gene encoding putative transcription factor ovo-like protein 3 isoform X1 yields the protein MPKSFLVKRRSSAQLASQNWGKLSDQLRGDSYIPGMKIQNPLADPHILLANDGGMSPREGTGGDFQDHVQSWLYSQPCATRKGLHSIMGRVPPAQTEFWCPVCSKCFPLQRMLNRHLKCHSTIKKHVCTFCGKGFNDTFDLKRHLRTHTGIRPYRCWVCDKAFTQRCSLESHLKKIHRIEQNYAYRERRSKLFVCEECGFTCSGSDEYYSHVHKVHPIRGLLGEDSQKSASSHLRAEFHLFYPSLY
- the OVOL3 gene encoding putative transcription factor ovo-like protein 3 isoform X3, whose protein sequence is MKIQNPLADPHILLANDGGMSPREGTGGDFQDHVQSWLYSQPCATRKGLHSIMGRVPPAQTEFWCPVCSKCFPLQRMLNRHLKCHSTIKKHVCTFCGKGFNDTFDLKRHLRTHTGIRPYRCWVCDKAFTQRCSLESHLKKIHRIEQNYAYRERRSKLFVCEECGFTCSGSDEYYSHVHKVHPIRGLLGEDSQKSASSHLRAEFHLFYPSLY